The Streptomyces cyaneogriseus subsp. noncyanogenus region AACACGTATCTCGACGGGCGTACCTGGGTGCCCACCTTTCCCAACGCCACCTACCTGATGCCGAAGGACGACTTCGACTTCTGGAACCCGGAGAACGGCCACCGGAGCGTACTCGGCCGCGGCAACCAGAACGTGTTCGAGGACAGCGTCGCCCCGGTGCACCGGGCCGGCCAGACAGTGCTGTGGGAGGACAGCCACCAGATCGACGCCGGTCTGCGCCTGGAGTCCGCCCCGGGGCACACCCCCGGGTCCTCCGTACTGACCCTCACCTCCGGGACGGACCGGGCGGTCTTCGTCGGCGACCTGCTGCACAGCCCGGTGCAGATCCTCGAACCGGACTCCAACAGCTGCTTCTGCGAGGACCCCGCGCAGGCGCGCGCCACCCGCCGCAAGGTCCTGGGCTGGGCGGCGGACAACAACGCCCTCGTCGTGCCCGCGCACCTGGGCGGCCACGGCGCCGCGCAGGTGGTGCGCGACGGCGGCAGGTTCGCGATCAAGGGCTGGGCCCCCTTCGCCCCCTACACCGAACAGGGCTGAGCCCTGGGGAAACGCCCCCTACACCGAACAGGGCTGAGCCCTGGGGAAAGGCACTCCGGTGAACCATCGCACCGACCCCGTTGTGAACCCCGTCGTGACCACGGCGCAGGGACCCGTCCGCGGCCTGCGCCAGGGCGGCGTCGCCACATTCCTGAACATCCCCTACGCCGCCCCGCCCCGCGGCGCCGGCCGGTTCGCGGCGCCCCGCCCGCACGAACCGTGGGACGGCATACGGGATGCCACGACGCCGGGGCCCAACGCTCCGCAGTCCGGACGCACGCTCGGCCGTCTGGACATGTCCCCCTACTTCGGGGCGGGTTGGAGCCGTGGCGAGGACTACCTCACGGTCGACGTCCGGACGCCCGCCGACCCGGACGGCGACCTGCCCGTCATGGTGTTCGTCCACGGCGGCGGGTTCGTCGCCGGGTCGACGCGGTCCGCGCTGTACGACGGCTCCGCCTTCGCCCGCGACGGTGTCGTCCTCGTCACCCTCGACTACCGGCTCGGCATAGGAGGGTTCCTCGACCTTCCCGGAGCGCCCGCCAACCGCGGCCTGCTCGACGTCGTGGCCGCGCTGCGCTGGGTACGGGACAACATCGCCGCCTTCGGCGGTGCCCCGCACAACGTCACCCTCTTCGGCCAGTCGGCGGGAGCGACCGTCGTCGGGGGCGTCCTGGCCACTCCCGAAGCGGCGGGACTGTTCCACCGGGCGATCGTCCAGAGTGGCAACGGCCTGGGCGCGTTCACGACCGAGCAGGCCGCCCGCGTCACCGGGGCGGCGGCCCGGGTCCTGGGTACCGAACCGCACGTCGACGCCTTCGCGGAGATTCCGGACGACCGCCTGGTGGAAGCGGCCGCCGCGCTCGCCGGCACGGACCTGCGGACGGCTGCCCACCACGACCCGCTGATCGGGCTCAGCCCTTTCAGCCTGGTCGCGGACGCCCAGCCCGCGGAATCCGTCGCCGCGGGCCTCGGCGCCGACGTCGACCTGCTCGTCGGGACCAACACGGAGGAGGGGAACCTCTATCTGGTCCCGGTGGACGCATACGCCACCTCGACCCGTGCGGACGTGGACGCCCTCGCGGCACGTGTGCATCCCGATCCGGGCCGGCTCGTGGACACGTACCGCAGGAGCCGCCCGAGGGCGACCTTCGGCGAGCTGCGGTCGGCCATCATGGGCGACGCCCTGTTCGGCGCGGGCAGCCGGGCCCTGGCCGACGCACACGCCGACCGGTCCGGTGGCGCCACCTACGCCTACGAGTTCGCGTGGCGCTCCCACGCCCTGGACGGAGAACTCGGTGCCGCCCACGCGGTGGAGCTGCCCTTCGTCTTCGATCTCACGCACCTGCCCCGGCTGCACGGCGCCCAGGCCCTGCTCGGCCCCGACAGACCGCCCGCCGATCTCGCCCCCCGTGTGCACGAGACATGGATCCGGTTCGCCAGGACCGGCGATCCCGGCTGGGACCCGTACGACCCCGTGCGCCGGGCCACCATGCGTGTCGACACCGACTGGACGCAGATCGACGACCCTCGCGGCCGGGAACGACAGGCATGGACCTGACCCGGCACGCGCATGGTGCGACGCGTTCTCCTTGATGAGGTGAGCTGTCCGCACCGGGCGAGTGCGACAACCATGGGCTCGTGCGCTCATTTGACGCTCGTTCTGATCGGCCCAAGGGCAACGCCAAGGTGCACGTCTCCGGGCACGCCGGCGCCGGCGAACTCGTCCACTGCTACAACATCGTCACACCGCGCCACGTCAGGCCCGTCCACGGCGGGTTCCGTCACCTACGGTCCAACGCCGACCTCGCCATCCGTACCGGCGTCGACGCCGACCGGGTCGTCATCGCCGCTCGCCAAGGCGACGGAAGTCGTGCGAAGCCACGGAGAGCCGGCCGGGGACTGACCCAAGACCCAGGAATGCCGGCCGGTGACCGGGGTAGGCGCGCGTTTGCCGGACAATGGGTCGGTGAGGAAGAGCTGAACGAAGGGGAGGGCGCATGATGACGACGACCGTGCAGGCCGCTGGGCGGACGGCGGACGTTCCGGAGATCACGGACCCTTCCAAGGTCGCGCCGAAGGACGCGCGGGAGTTGTCGAAGGTGTTCTTCGACCAGCTGGCGGTGCTGGAGGAGGGCACGCCGGAGTACCAGTACGCCCGCAACACGCTCATCGAGATGAACATGTCCCTCGTCCGCTACGCGGCCGGCCGGTTCCGCAGCCGCGGGCCGGAGGAGATGGAGGACATCGTCCAGGTCGGCATGATCGGTCTGATCAAGGCCATCGACCGGTTCGAGCTGACCCGCGAGGTGGAGTTCACCTCCTTCGCCGTGCCGTACATCGTGGGCGAGATCAAGCGGTTCTTCCGCGACACCTCCTGGGCCGTGCACGTGCCGCGCCGGCTCCAGGAAGCCCGCGTCCAACTGGCCCGCGCCAACGAGGAGCTGCGCAGCCGACTGGGCCGGACACCGACGACCAAAGAGCTGTCCGAACTGATGTGCCTCCCGGAGGACGAGGTCGTCGAGGCCCGGCTGGCCGCCAACGGCTACAAGTCGGCCTCCCTCGACGCGGCGATCAAC contains the following coding sequences:
- a CDS encoding MBL fold metallo-hydrolase, yielding MNTITLGDVTLTRVREYFGPVEMTPETFFPDSPAKAWEEHRAMLVPDFLDDGTRIVNSAIQTWLLRSEGRTILVDTGVGNHKERPYAPVWSRMDTGFLDDLARAGVRFEDVDIVVNTHLHIDHVGWNTYLDGRTWVPTFPNATYLMPKDDFDFWNPENGHRSVLGRGNQNVFEDSVAPVHRAGQTVLWEDSHQIDAGLRLESAPGHTPGSSVLTLTSGTDRAVFVGDLLHSPVQILEPDSNSCFCEDPAQARATRRKVLGWAADNNALVVPAHLGGHGAAQVVRDGGRFAIKGWAPFAPYTEQG
- a CDS encoding carboxylesterase/lipase family protein; this translates as MNHRTDPVVNPVVTTAQGPVRGLRQGGVATFLNIPYAAPPRGAGRFAAPRPHEPWDGIRDATTPGPNAPQSGRTLGRLDMSPYFGAGWSRGEDYLTVDVRTPADPDGDLPVMVFVHGGGFVAGSTRSALYDGSAFARDGVVLVTLDYRLGIGGFLDLPGAPANRGLLDVVAALRWVRDNIAAFGGAPHNVTLFGQSAGATVVGGVLATPEAAGLFHRAIVQSGNGLGAFTTEQAARVTGAAARVLGTEPHVDAFAEIPDDRLVEAAAALAGTDLRTAAHHDPLIGLSPFSLVADAQPAESVAAGLGADVDLLVGTNTEEGNLYLVPVDAYATSTRADVDALAARVHPDPGRLVDTYRRSRPRATFGELRSAIMGDALFGAGSRALADAHADRSGGATYAYEFAWRSHALDGELGAAHAVELPFVFDLTHLPRLHGAQALLGPDRPPADLAPRVHETWIRFARTGDPGWDPYDPVRRATMRVDTDWTQIDDPRGRERQAWT
- a CDS encoding RNA polymerase sigma factor SigF is translated as MMTTTVQAAGRTADVPEITDPSKVAPKDARELSKVFFDQLAVLEEGTPEYQYARNTLIEMNMSLVRYAAGRFRSRGPEEMEDIVQVGMIGLIKAIDRFELTREVEFTSFAVPYIVGEIKRFFRDTSWAVHVPRRLQEARVQLARANEELRSRLGRTPTTKELSELMCLPEDEVVEARLAANGYKSASLDAAINGSEDGEAALADFIGDDDAALGLIEDFHALAPMIAELDERDRKIIHWRFVEELTQAQIGERLGVSQMHVSRLISRLLARLREGMLSTA